A single Candidatus Krumholzibacteriia bacterium DNA region contains:
- a CDS encoding sodium:proton antiporter: VAWGLIFAVPFLLARRGDAVHAILVTTLHEYMPFIVLLWALFTVAGGIVLRGTMSGTPRANLALLFAGTLVASWVGTTGASMLLIQPLLRGLERRQQRAHTVIFFIFLVSNIGDVLTPLGDPPLFLGFLNGVPFFWTLHLWPQFFFLLVVLLPLYYGIDRRAFLREGSASAASLRQGPVHLVPTPHEPLRLEGLVNLPLLLAILASVLLSGLVHLRAVEFLGIRFELQDLLRDAALVLIGLASLRLTPRPLRAANQFTWAPMREVAWLFAGIFMTMIPALAILLAGERGALAPLVQHVDLPGEYFWVTGAFSSVLDNAPTYLTFLSAAIGAHFPGWTPHEAVHRLSTEQGTLLAAISCGAVFMGANTYIGNAPNFMVRSIAEERGVAMPSFLGYLFRWSLPLLVPVFVLLTLVFFR; this comes from the coding sequence GTGGCCTGGGGCCTGATCTTCGCCGTTCCCTTCCTGCTCGCTCGCAGGGGTGACGCGGTCCACGCCATCCTGGTGACCACACTGCACGAATACATGCCGTTCATCGTCTTGCTCTGGGCGCTGTTCACCGTGGCCGGTGGCATCGTCCTGCGCGGCACCATGTCGGGGACACCGCGCGCCAATCTGGCGCTGCTCTTCGCCGGCACCCTCGTCGCCTCCTGGGTGGGCACCACCGGGGCCTCGATGCTGCTGATCCAGCCGCTGCTGCGCGGCCTGGAGCGCCGGCAGCAGCGGGCTCACACCGTCATCTTTTTCATTTTTCTGGTGAGCAACATCGGCGACGTGCTCACGCCGCTGGGAGATCCGCCGCTGTTCCTGGGATTCCTGAATGGCGTGCCCTTCTTCTGGACCTTGCACCTCTGGCCGCAGTTCTTTTTCCTGCTCGTCGTGCTCTTGCCCCTCTACTACGGGATCGATCGCCGCGCCTTCCTCCGTGAAGGCTCCGCCTCGGCCGCCAGCCTTCGACAAGGCCCCGTTCACCTCGTCCCGACGCCGCACGAGCCCCTCCGCCTCGAAGGGCTGGTGAACCTGCCGCTCTTGCTCGCCATCCTCGCCAGCGTCCTGCTCTCGGGTCTGGTGCATCTGCGCGCGGTCGAGTTCCTGGGCATTCGTTTCGAGCTGCAAGACCTGCTGCGCGATGCGGCACTGGTGCTCATCGGCCTCGCCTCCCTACGGCTCACGCCGCGGCCCCTGCGCGCGGCGAACCAGTTCACTTGGGCTCCCATGCGCGAGGTGGCCTGGCTCTTCGCCGGCATCTTCATGACCATGATCCCGGCGCTCGCCATCCTCCTCGCCGGCGAGCGCGGCGCCTTGGCGCCCCTCGTCCAGCACGTGGATCTGCCCGGCGAGTACTTCTGGGTCACCGGTGCTTTCTCCTCGGTCCTGGACAACGCGCCGACCTACCTCACCTTCCTGAGCGCCGCGATCGGTGCCCACTTCCCGGGGTGGACGCCGCACGAGGCCGTGCACCGGTTGAGCACGGAACAGGGAACTCTGCTCGCCGCCATCTCCTGCGGCGCGGTCTTCATGGGCGCCAACACTTACATCGGCAACGCTCCGAACTTCATGGTACGATCCATCGCGGAGGAACGCGGCGTGGCCATGCCCAGTTTCCTCGGTTACCTCTTTCGCTGGTCCTTGCCGCTCCTGGTGCCGGTGTTCGTGCTCCTGACCCTCGTCTTCTTCCGCTGA
- a CDS encoding carboxymuconolactone decarboxylase family protein → MAEKLPDIIEGIRAEHPELWDAYTHLEEKAAATGPLDKKTQRLVKLALALGAREQGAVHSHTRRALRQGITRVELLQVAALGITTLGWPHATAGRSWILDIVESGDSAP, encoded by the coding sequence ATGGCGGAGAAGCTGCCGGACATCATCGAGGGGATCCGGGCCGAGCATCCCGAACTGTGGGATGCGTACACGCACTTGGAGGAGAAGGCCGCAGCCACTGGCCCCCTGGACAAGAAGACGCAGCGGCTGGTGAAGCTGGCGCTCGCTCTCGGGGCGCGCGAGCAGGGCGCAGTGCACTCGCACACGCGCCGCGCCCTGCGACAAGGGATCACGCGGGTCGAGCTGCTGCAGGTGGCGGCTCTCGGCATCACCACCCTCGGCTGGCCACACGCCACGGCGGGCCGGTCCTGGATCCTCGACATCGTGGAGAGCGGCGACAGCGCACCCTGA
- a CDS encoding metallopeptidase family protein: MGTSADDALQNIEAALQEGDYEQAVNLAAKAARRFPTDPDVQAAYGEALWSMDEVEAARAAFETAVQLAPQSGMLWADLANVRLALTEFEAAGEAATRSMTLEVNADALEILCRLAERDGDLKKADALARRAQKLDPEEFPLPHRVSEAEFHSLVAQAAAEIPEQFQNALAGEVALLLAPVPPLEVLRSESPPLDPLLLGLYEGVPLPERDGLSGRPALPDRIHLFQHNLEHVATSRDELIEQIRITVFHEVGHYFGFSDEELEERDFG, encoded by the coding sequence ATGGGAACCAGCGCCGACGACGCGCTTCAGAACATCGAAGCGGCACTCCAAGAAGGCGACTACGAGCAGGCGGTCAACCTGGCGGCGAAGGCAGCCCGGCGGTTTCCCACCGATCCGGACGTACAGGCCGCCTATGGCGAGGCCCTCTGGTCCATGGATGAGGTGGAAGCAGCCCGCGCCGCCTTCGAGACCGCAGTGCAGCTGGCGCCACAATCCGGAATGTTGTGGGCGGACTTGGCGAACGTTCGTCTGGCCCTCACGGAGTTCGAGGCGGCCGGGGAGGCAGCGACGCGCTCCATGACTCTGGAGGTCAACGCGGACGCCCTGGAGATCCTCTGCCGCCTCGCCGAGCGCGACGGCGACCTGAAGAAGGCCGACGCCCTCGCCCGTCGGGCGCAGAAGCTGGATCCGGAAGAGTTCCCGCTGCCCCATCGGGTGAGCGAGGCGGAATTCCACTCCCTGGTGGCGCAAGCGGCGGCAGAGATCCCAGAGCAATTCCAGAATGCCCTGGCCGGAGAGGTGGCGCTCTTGTTGGCGCCGGTGCCGCCGCTCGAGGTGTTGCGTTCCGAGTCGCCGCCCCTCGACCCTCTCCTCCTCGGCTTGTACGAAGGGGTGCCCCTGCCCGAGCGCGATGGCCTGTCCGGGCGGCCCGCGCTACCCGACCGCATCCATCTTTTCCAGCACAACCTGGAACACGTCGCCACGAGTCGCGACGAGCTCATCGAGCAGATCCGCATCACCGTGTTCCACGAGGTGGGGCACTATTTCGGCTTCAGCGACGAGGAGCTGGAAGAGCGCGACTTCGGCTGA
- a CDS encoding RluA family pseudouridine synthase, with amino-acid sequence MQLEVLFEDNHCLALNKPAGMLVQGDRTGDPTLADAAGSYLRQRYGKPGRVFVGVVHRLDRPVSGVVLLARTSKAASRLAEQFRRGSVGKRYLALVEQAPQAPSGTLVHHLAKDEATNRTRVVGARHAGARLARLRYRVVTQHPGGALLEVEPETGRSHQIRVQLAACGAIIVGDVRYGSRRRLGNMLALHASQLEFEHPTREERLRVEAPLPASWQLLLQGG; translated from the coding sequence ATGCAGCTCGAAGTCCTGTTCGAGGACAACCATTGTCTGGCGTTGAACAAGCCGGCGGGGATGCTGGTCCAGGGCGACCGGACCGGTGACCCGACGCTCGCCGACGCCGCCGGGTCGTACTTGCGCCAGCGGTATGGCAAACCCGGACGCGTGTTCGTCGGCGTCGTGCACCGGCTGGATCGGCCGGTCTCCGGTGTGGTGCTGCTGGCGCGTACCAGCAAGGCCGCTTCGAGGCTCGCCGAGCAGTTCCGGCGCGGCAGCGTCGGCAAGCGCTACCTGGCCCTGGTGGAGCAGGCGCCGCAAGCGCCGTCCGGAACCCTCGTGCACCATCTGGCCAAGGACGAGGCCACGAACCGGACGCGCGTGGTCGGCGCCCGTCACGCTGGAGCGCGGCTCGCGCGCTTGCGCTATCGTGTCGTGACCCAGCACCCCGGCGGTGCGCTCCTGGAAGTGGAGCCCGAGACCGGTCGCTCGCACCAGATCCGGGTGCAGCTCGCCGCCTGCGGCGCCATCATCGTCGGTGACGTGCGCTACGGCTCGCGCCGGCGCCTCGGCAACATGCTGGCGCTTCACGCGTCGCAGCTCGAGTTCGAGCACCCGACGCGGGAGGAGCGGCTCCGGGTCGAAGCGCCTTTGCCCGCGAGCTGGCAGTTGCTGCTGCAGGGTGGCTGA
- the uppS gene encoding polyprenyl diphosphate synthase, whose protein sequence is MDGSGRWAEARGRPRLDGHRAGEQVVRKLVAAAPALGIGTLTLFAFSSDNWKRPIGEVNALLCLLRDFLLDWRGEALARDIRIEVLGRRDRLSPGLRAAVDAARAATAGSHGLHLRLAIDYSGRDAILRAARRLAGGCTESGPSESDRVADHDAFARALADDEAAGLPAPAVDLLVRTGGEQRLSDFLLWESAYAELYFTKKMWPDFGVADLRAAVDEFRARERRFGCLPGARS, encoded by the coding sequence ATGGATGGCAGCGGCCGTTGGGCCGAGGCGCGGGGCCGCCCGCGGCTCGACGGTCACCGTGCGGGCGAACAAGTCGTGCGGAAGCTAGTGGCGGCAGCGCCGGCTCTCGGGATCGGCACGCTCACGCTCTTCGCTTTCTCCTCCGACAACTGGAAGCGCCCGATCGGCGAAGTGAACGCGCTGCTCTGCCTGCTCCGCGATTTCCTCTTGGACTGGCGAGGCGAGGCGCTTGCCCGCGACATCCGGATCGAGGTGCTGGGCCGTCGCGATCGGCTGTCGCCGGGGTTGCGGGCTGCCGTGGACGCGGCCCGCGCCGCGACCGCGGGCAGCCATGGCCTGCACCTGCGGCTCGCCATCGACTATTCCGGGCGGGACGCCATTCTGCGCGCCGCGCGCCGACTGGCCGGCGGCTGCACGGAATCCGGCCCTTCCGAGAGCGACCGGGTCGCCGATCACGACGCCTTCGCCCGGGCTCTTGCCGACGATGAAGCCGCTGGCCTTCCCGCGCCGGCGGTGGATCTCCTGGTGCGCACGGGCGGGGAACAGAGGCTGAGCGATTTCCTCCTCTGGGAAAGCGCCTACGCCGAGCTCTACTTCACCAAGAAGATGTGGCCCGACTTCGGCGTCGCCGACCTGCGCGCCGCCGTGGACGAGTTCCGCGCCCGGGAGCGGCGCTTCGGCTGCCTCCCCGGCGCCCGCTCCTGA
- a CDS encoding transcriptional regulator: MANREAQQLDRVIHERIRLGIVSALAANESLSFGELKDLLQATDGNLSVHARKLEEAQYIACTKYFEGRVPRTRYRLTPAGRRAFESYLNHMEALIRVMRRKQG; this comes from the coding sequence GTGGCCAACCGGGAGGCACAGCAGCTCGACCGGGTCATCCACGAACGCATTCGGCTCGGCATCGTCAGCGCCCTGGCCGCCAACGAGTCGCTCTCGTTCGGCGAGCTCAAGGATCTCCTCCAGGCCACCGACGGCAATCTGAGCGTGCACGCGCGCAAGTTGGAAGAGGCGCAGTACATCGCGTGCACCAAGTATTTCGAGGGCCGGGTGCCGCGCACGCGCTACCGCCTGACACCAGCAGGACGGCGTGCCTTCGAGAGCTATCTCAACCACATGGAAGCGCTCATCCGCGTCATGCGGCGGAAACAGGGGTGA